From Halomarina ordinaria:
CCTTCCACTCCTCCTTCTTATGTGGCACGCGACGACACCTCCGGAACCCAAACGTCCGCTTCCTCGACCGATACCCGACCGAATAGCTCGTACATGACGTTTCGAGTGGGGTATCCCTCAGTATATAATCATACTCGTTGAAATAGTAAAAATAAGAGGTTCATCCGGAGACAGACGTCCAGAGTTATATCACCCTATATCTGTTTAACCGGATTCGGCGTCGAAAATCGGGGGAGAAAACCGGACGAGTGACCGGAAACTGGGGGTAGCGGGGGCACGAACGAAGGGCACCGACGGTGACGGAGGGCTGACCCACGCGCGCGAGAACGAGCGTCCCGGGCCGGAAGCGGGGCGACCTCGTCAGGTTCGGTCGATGGCGGCGGCCGTCGCCCGGAGGTCCGCGGGCGTGTCCACGTCGACGAGCGTCCCCGGGGCGGCGTGGCCGCGGACGGCGGCAGTCGAGACGACGACGGGGTCGAGGCGGTCACAGAGCGCCCTGAGGGACCCGCCGGGGCCGACGGCCTCGCAGGCCGCCAGCGCCGGCGCGACCCGAACCACGCCGGGGAGGGGCTGACGGTGGCCGCCGGCGGTCGGGACCGCGACCGACCGCCCCTCGGTGGACGCGCGGACGAACAGCAGGTCGAGCAGCGACGGCGACAGCCGCGGCATGTCGCAGGCGACGACCGCGGCGAGCGACGAGGCGGCGGCGTCGAGCCCCGCGTGGAGGCCGGCGACCGGCCCGTCGTCGACGCGGTCGGGGGCGTCGATGGCGAAGCGGACGTGTTCGCCCGCCGGGCCGAGGGCGGCCGCGAGGCGGGGGTGCTGGTCCGCCCGGCAGTTCACCACCACCTCGTCGGTCGCGGGTGCGAGGCGCTCGACCACCCGACGAATCATCGGCCGGCCCGCGACGGGGGCGAGGGCCTTGTCGCCGCGGCCGAAGCGCCGCGAGCGCCCGCCCGCGAGGACGACCGCCGACCGGGGGACGTCCTCAGTCGTCACCGCTCGTCACCTCCGCGTCCGGGCCGAACGACCCGAAGCCGATTTCGGTCGCGCGCGCCGCGATGTGGGGCCGGTAGACCCACGCGTTCAGCAGGACGATGGGGAGCATCGAGGCGGCGACGACGGCGTAGCCGACGTGGCGGTTCGGGAGCAGCGCAGAGGTGTACACGAGCGGGTAGACGATGCCGCCGACGGTGCCGACGCCGCCGACGATGCCCGCCGCGGCGCCCGAACTGTTCGGGAACATGGCGGGCACCTGCGCGAAGACGGCGCCCTCGGCGAACGCACAGCCCATCCCGACGAGGAAGCCCGCGCCGACGGCGAGCAGCACCGCGCCCGAGAGGCCCGCGAGCGTCATCCCGACCATCGTCACGACGATGAAACAGAGCGTGAGGAACGTCCACTGCTCGCGGTAGCGCCCCCGGAACACCGGGAGGATGTCGCGCTCGCGCCGGGCGAGCAGGTCGCTGACGTAGCCGCCGATGGGTCTGAGCAGGCCCGCGGCGAGCGAGAACGTCGCGGCGAACGTGCTCGCCAGCACGAGGTCGTCCGTGGCGAACGCCTCGCGGTAGTAGGTGGCGAGCCAGCCGTTCATCGACAGTTCGAGGCCGAAGCTCATCACGTAGGCGAGCGCCAGCACGACCGTCCCGTACCGGGTGGCGGTGTGGACCCACTCGCGCAGGGTCGCGCTCTCGGCGGTCGCCTGCCGGCGCTCCTCGGTGGCGGCGGCCTCGCCGAAGTAGTAGTAGACGACGGCGAGGAGGATGGAGACGACGCCGGTGTAGAAGAACACGGCACGCCAGTTGGTGTCGAACAGCGGCCCGCTCCACTCGGGGCCGAACACGCGGGGCAGGATGAGTGCGCCCGCCGCGGCCCCGGCGTTACCGACGCCGGCGTAGACGCCCTCGGCGGTGCCGAGTTGCTCCTCGGGGAACCACTCCGAGACGTGCTGGATGCCGATGACGAACGTGATGCCGGCCGTCGCGACGACGAGGCGTTCGAGGAAGAACACCGTGTACGACTGGGCGAACGCGCTCGCGATGGAGAAGACACCGACGTACGCGAGGACGATGGCGAAGACCGTCGGCGCGCCGAACTTGTCGGAGAGCCACCCCGTCAGGATACGGCCGAAGGGGGCGAGCCAGATGGCCGCGCTGGCGAGGACGCCGACCTCGGCCAGCGAGAGGCCGAACTCCTCGGCCATCGGCCCCGTGAACGGCGCGAACGAGAACCAGATGAGGAACGAGAAGTTGAACCCGACGGTGGCGAGCAGGAGCGTCCGCCACTTCGTCATCCGAATCACCCCCATCTACGCCACCTCCCCCAGCGAGGGGTCGTCGGTCGCCGGCGGCGCGAGCAGGCGGACGGCGCACTGCTTGTAGTTCGGTTCGTCGGAGCGCGGGTCGGTCTCGGGGAGCGTGAGCGTGTTCGTCATGGGGTGGTGGATGGGGAGCCAGACGACGCCGACGGGGACGCCGGGGTCCGGTTCGGGACGGACCGCGACGGCCCCGCGGCGCGACTCGACTCGCAGGGTGGTCTCGCTCGGGTCGTCGAGCGGCGGGACGTGCGCGGCCAGCGTCTCGGGGTGGACGCGGGCGGTCGGCGGACCGTCGGAACGCCCGCGGACGCCGGTGTTGTAGGCGTCCGCGGCGCGCGCGGTGGTGAGCGTCAGCGGGTAGCCCTCGTCGGCCGGTTCGGGCAGGTCGGTCGGGAGCGCCGTCGAGAACCGCGCGCGCCCGGAGTCGGTGGGGAACGCCCACTCCCCCTCGTCACGGTGGTAGCGGTAGCCGCCGACCGCGGTGGGGTCGGGCGCCGGCCAGCGGACCGCCCGTTCCGCGTCGAGACGGGCGTAGCCGATGCCCGAGCAGTCGGCGTCCGTACCCGCCGTGAGCGCGGCGAACTCGTCGAACACGTCGCTCGGGTCGGGGTGGCCGTCGAGGAGGCCGGGGGCGAGCGACTGGGAGAGCGCGGCGACGATGTCGAGGTCCGTGCGGACGCCGGGGGCGAGGTCAGTCCCCGGGCGGACGCGCGAGACGGTCCGCTCCATGTTCATGACGGTGCCCGCGGACTCCCCCCAGGTCGCCGCCGGGAGGACCACGTCGGCGAGTTCCGCCGTCTCGCTGCGGAAGGCGTCCTGGACGACGAGGAAGACGTCGTCGAGACGACGTTCGACCGCGCTCGCGTCCGGGAGGCTCGCGACGGGGTTGGTGGCGACCGTCCACAGCGCCGCCACCTCGTCGTCGACGGCTTCGACGATGCCCACGGGACCGGGGCCGGGGTCGTCGGGCAGTCGCTCGACGGGGACGTCCCACGCCTCGGCGACCGCCTCGCGCTCGGCGGGGTCGTCGAACGCCCGGTGGCCCGGCCAGGTGCCCTTCGAGGAGCACACCCGGGTGCCCATCGAGTTGGCCTGGCCGGTCAGCGAGAAGGGACCGGTCCCCGGCCCGAGGTTGCCCGTCGCGAGACAGAGGTCGACGAGCGCCCGGCAGGTGTCGGTCCCGCGGACGCTCTGGTTGACGCCCATCCCCCAGTAGAGCAGCGTCGGGGCGGCGAGGGCGTCGGCGAGTGCCGCCACGTCCGTGAGCGAGACGCCGGCGGCGCGGGCCGCCGACCGGGGCGCGGGGAGGGCCTCGCGGAGGGCGTCGAACCCCTCGGTGGCGCGCTCGACGAACGCCTCGTCGACGGCGCCCCGGCGGACGACGAGCGAGAGGACCGCCCGCGCCAGCGCGAGGTCGCCGCCGGGGGCGAGCGCGACGTGTCCGTCGGCCGCACGTGCCGTCTTCGTCTCGACGGGGTCGACGACGAGCAGTTCCCCCTCGGCAGCGCTCTCGCGAATCCACCGGAAGAGGACGGGGTGAGCGACCGCCGGGTTCGCCCCCCAGACGACGTGGCGCTCCGCGTCGGGGACGTCGTCGTACGTCGGCGGCGGGGCGTCGCTGCCGAACGCCTCGTAGTAGGCGGCGACGGCACTGGCCATGCAGAGGGTCGTGTTGGCGTCGTAGTTGCGCGTCCCGACGCCGCCGCGGGCGAGTTTCCCCAGCGCGTAGGCCGCCTCGTTCGTCTGCTGGCCGCTGCCGAGGACGCCGAGCGCGTGGGGCGACGTTTCGACGGCCGCCTCGAACTCGCGGGCGACCCGCGCCAGCGCGAGGTCCCACGTCGTCGGGAGGAGGTCGCCGTCCTGGCGCACCAGCGGGCGGGTGAGCCACTCGCCGCCGGGGTCGGCCGACTCGCTGGTCCCCCGCCCGCAGGCGAGGCCGCGGCTGACCGGGTGGGCGGCGTCGCCGCGCACC
This genomic window contains:
- the mobA gene encoding molybdenum cofactor guanylyltransferase; protein product: MTTEDVPRSAVVLAGGRSRRFGRGDKALAPVAGRPMIRRVVERLAPATDEVVVNCRADQHPRLAAALGPAGEHVRFAIDAPDRVDDGPVAGLHAGLDAAASSLAAVVACDMPRLSPSLLDLLFVRASTEGRSVAVPTAGGHRQPLPGVVRVAPALAACEAVGPGGSLRALCDRLDPVVVSTAAVRGHAAPGTLVDVDTPADLRATAAAIDRT
- a CDS encoding MFS transporter, whose amino-acid sequence is MTKWRTLLLATVGFNFSFLIWFSFAPFTGPMAEEFGLSLAEVGVLASAAIWLAPFGRILTGWLSDKFGAPTVFAIVLAYVGVFSIASAFAQSYTVFFLERLVVATAGITFVIGIQHVSEWFPEEQLGTAEGVYAGVGNAGAAAGALILPRVFGPEWSGPLFDTNWRAVFFYTGVVSILLAVVYYYFGEAAATEERRQATAESATLREWVHTATRYGTVVLALAYVMSFGLELSMNGWLATYYREAFATDDLVLASTFAATFSLAAGLLRPIGGYVSDLLARRERDILPVFRGRYREQWTFLTLCFIVVTMVGMTLAGLSGAVLLAVGAGFLVGMGCAFAEGAVFAQVPAMFPNSSGAAAGIVGGVGTVGGIVYPLVYTSALLPNRHVGYAVVAASMLPIVLLNAWVYRPHIAARATEIGFGSFGPDAEVTSGDD
- the nasA gene encoding assimilatory nitrate reductase NasA, coding for MSEWTPTTCMRCAVGCGHVQRGVDVGYGIDGVRGDAAHPVSRGLACGRGTSESADPGGEWLTRPLVRQDGDLLPTTWDLALARVAREFEAAVETSPHALGVLGSGQQTNEAAYALGKLARGGVGTRNYDANTTLCMASAVAAYYEAFGSDAPPPTYDDVPDAERHVVWGANPAVAHPVLFRWIRESAAEGELLVVDPVETKTARAADGHVALAPGGDLALARAVLSLVVRRGAVDEAFVERATEGFDALREALPAPRSAARAAGVSLTDVAALADALAAPTLLYWGMGVNQSVRGTDTCRALVDLCLATGNLGPGTGPFSLTGQANSMGTRVCSSKGTWPGHRAFDDPAEREAVAEAWDVPVERLPDDPGPGPVGIVEAVDDEVAALWTVATNPVASLPDASAVERRLDDVFLVVQDAFRSETAELADVVLPAATWGESAGTVMNMERTVSRVRPGTDLAPGVRTDLDIVAALSQSLAPGLLDGHPDPSDVFDEFAALTAGTDADCSGIGYARLDAERAVRWPAPDPTAVGGYRYHRDEGEWAFPTDSGRARFSTALPTDLPEPADEGYPLTLTTARAADAYNTGVRGRSDGPPTARVHPETLAAHVPPLDDPSETTLRVESRRGAVAVRPEPDPGVPVGVVWLPIHHPMTNTLTLPETDPRSDEPNYKQCAVRLLAPPATDDPSLGEVA